Proteins encoded together in one Micromonospora kangleipakensis window:
- the cysS gene encoding cysteine--tRNA ligase, with protein sequence MTLRLYDTATRSVRDFVPREAGKVGVYLCGLTLQSPPHIGHLRSGVNYDVLRRWLLAAGFEVTFIRNVTDIDDKILVKAIEQGRPFWSIAYANELILAESYRALNVLPPTYEPRATGHIPEMHQLISRLIETGHAYPATDGSGDVYFDVASWPAYGSLSGQSPEDMQSAGDAPERGKRDPRDFALWKGAKPDEPADAYWPSPWGRGRPGWHIECSAMCWRYLGAEFDIHGGGLDLTFPHHENEIAQSQAADLPFARYWVHHGLLSIGGAKMGKSLGNALDLAYVDSLGVRPVDLRYYYAAAHYRSVIDYSEDALREAAVTYRRIEGFVVRAAERVGGGQPGELPAAFVAAMDDDLNTSAALAVLQRTLRDGNNALTIGDDVTVRTTLAAARAMLDILGVDPLDPAWTGGGGTEDLRGVVDSLIALALEQRAQARSRKDWAAADAVRDQLKQAGVVVEDTPQGPRWTIGEQD encoded by the coding sequence GTGACGCTACGCCTGTATGACACCGCCACCCGATCGGTGCGGGACTTCGTCCCGCGGGAAGCCGGCAAGGTGGGGGTCTACCTGTGTGGTCTCACCCTCCAGTCCCCACCGCACATCGGTCACCTTCGCTCCGGCGTCAACTACGACGTGCTGCGCCGCTGGCTGCTGGCCGCCGGCTTCGAGGTCACCTTCATCCGCAACGTGACCGACATCGACGACAAGATCCTGGTCAAGGCGATCGAACAGGGCCGCCCGTTCTGGTCGATCGCGTACGCGAACGAGCTGATCCTCGCCGAGTCGTACCGGGCGCTCAACGTGCTGCCGCCGACCTACGAGCCGCGCGCCACCGGGCACATCCCCGAGATGCACCAGCTGATCAGCCGGCTGATCGAGACCGGGCACGCCTACCCGGCCACCGACGGCTCCGGCGACGTCTACTTCGACGTGGCCTCCTGGCCGGCGTACGGGTCGCTGTCCGGGCAGTCCCCGGAGGACATGCAGTCCGCCGGGGACGCCCCCGAACGGGGCAAGCGCGACCCGCGCGACTTCGCCCTCTGGAAGGGTGCCAAACCGGACGAGCCGGCCGACGCCTACTGGCCTTCGCCGTGGGGCCGGGGCCGCCCCGGCTGGCACATCGAGTGCTCGGCGATGTGCTGGCGCTACCTGGGGGCGGAGTTCGACATCCACGGCGGCGGGCTGGACCTGACCTTCCCGCACCACGAGAACGAGATCGCCCAGTCGCAGGCGGCCGACCTGCCCTTCGCCCGGTACTGGGTGCACCACGGGCTGCTCAGCATCGGCGGCGCCAAGATGGGCAAGTCGCTCGGCAACGCCCTCGACCTGGCGTACGTGGACTCGCTCGGGGTGCGCCCGGTCGATCTGCGCTACTACTACGCCGCCGCGCACTACCGGTCGGTCATCGACTACTCGGAGGACGCGCTGCGCGAGGCCGCCGTCACGTACCGGCGGATCGAGGGCTTCGTGGTGCGGGCCGCCGAGCGGGTCGGCGGCGGCCAGCCCGGCGAGCTGCCGGCCGCGTTCGTCGCGGCGATGGACGACGACCTCAACACCTCGGCCGCCCTCGCTGTGCTCCAGCGCACACTACGGGACGGTAACAACGCGCTCACCATCGGCGACGATGTGACCGTCCGCACGACCCTGGCCGCCGCACGGGCGATGCTGGATATCCTCGGCGTCGACCCCCTGGACCCGGCCTGGACCGGCGGCGGCGGCACGGAGGACCTGCGCGGCGTGGTGGACTCGCTGATCGCGCTCGCCCTCGAGCAGCGCGCTCAGGCCCGCAGCCGCAAGGACTGGGCCGCCGCGGACGCCGTACGTGACCAGCTCAAGCAGGCCGGCGTGGTGGTCGAGGACACCCCCCAGGGCCCGCGTTGGACTATTGGAGAGCAGGACTGA
- a CDS encoding ABC transporter ATP-binding protein has translation MATVTYAKASRIYPGTERPAVNQLDLQIGDGEFLVLVGPSGCGKSTSLRMLAGLEDVDDGAIYIDDRDVTHLPPKARDIAMVFQNYALYPHMTVYENMAFALKLRKTSKSEIDRRVKEAAALLQLEEYLNRKPKALSGGQRQRVAMGRAIVREPQVFLMDEPLSNLDAKLRVQTRTQIASLQAKLGITTVYVTHDQVEAMTMGHRVAVMLDGVLQQVDTPRALYDTPANVFVAGFIGSPAMNIKTVPLTEQGAAFAEMHIPLTREQVEAARAEGGDGKVTVGFRPEDCDMVSPTEGGMPVVVELVEDLGSDANVYGHAALEGLNERFVVRTDRRHMPNMGDTVFVKPRAGQSHVFHAATGTRI, from the coding sequence ATGGCTACGGTCACCTACGCGAAGGCGTCCCGGATCTACCCGGGCACCGAACGCCCCGCGGTCAACCAGCTCGACCTCCAGATCGGCGACGGGGAGTTCCTCGTCCTGGTCGGCCCGTCGGGCTGCGGCAAGTCCACCAGCCTGCGGATGCTCGCCGGCCTCGAGGACGTCGACGACGGCGCGATCTACATCGACGACCGCGACGTCACCCACCTGCCGCCGAAGGCCCGCGACATCGCGATGGTCTTCCAGAACTACGCCCTCTACCCGCACATGACGGTGTACGAGAACATGGCGTTCGCGCTCAAGCTGCGCAAGACCTCGAAGTCGGAGATCGACCGGCGGGTCAAGGAGGCGGCCGCGCTTCTCCAGCTGGAGGAGTACCTCAACCGCAAGCCGAAGGCGCTCTCCGGTGGTCAGCGTCAGCGGGTCGCCATGGGCCGCGCCATCGTCCGCGAGCCGCAGGTCTTCCTCATGGACGAGCCGCTGTCGAACCTCGACGCCAAGCTCCGCGTCCAGACCCGTACCCAGATCGCCTCGCTGCAGGCCAAGCTGGGCATCACCACGGTCTACGTCACCCACGACCAGGTCGAGGCCATGACCATGGGTCACCGGGTCGCGGTCATGCTCGACGGCGTGCTCCAGCAGGTGGACACCCCGCGGGCGCTCTACGACACCCCGGCCAACGTCTTCGTCGCCGGCTTCATCGGCTCCCCCGCGATGAACATCAAGACCGTGCCGCTGACCGAGCAGGGCGCCGCCTTCGCCGAGATGCACATCCCGCTGACCCGGGAGCAGGTCGAGGCCGCCCGCGCCGAGGGCGGCGACGGCAAGGTGACCGTCGGCTTCCGCCCGGAGGACTGCGACATGGTCAGCCCGACCGAGGGCGGCATGCCGGTCGTGGTCGAGCTGGTCGAGGACCTGGGCTCCGACGCCAACGTCTACGGCCACGCCGCGCTCGAGGGCCTCAACGAGCGCTTCGTCGTCCGCACCGACCGGCGCCACATGCCGAACATGGGCGACACCGTGTTCGTCAAGCCGCGCGCCGGCCAGAGCCACGTCTTCCACGCCGCCACCGGCACCCGGATCTGA
- a CDS encoding FtsK/SpoIIIE domain-containing protein yields MTATTAPAAGVPVGPGLSMFDPIFVGIDEFGQPVYITLAYRNLLAGGEPGGGKSGLLNTIAAHAALSVDSRLVLLDGKLVELGQWEDCADAFIGPNITDALTVLRRLQVVMNNRYAWLRAHGRRKVTALDGLSVITVLVDEIAFYSATVGSKQEQEEFVALLRDLVARGRAAGIPVVAATQRPSFDIIPTSLRDLFGYRAAFRCTTPNSSNIVLGHGWAEQGYTATDIQPTNQGAAYLIAEGGIPRRIKVAYLTDAQIAGIADYATWIRRPANLTKPADATGSRTDWEIAA; encoded by the coding sequence ATGACCGCCACCACTGCCCCTGCTGCGGGGGTGCCGGTGGGGCCTGGCCTGTCGATGTTCGACCCCATCTTCGTCGGCATCGACGAGTTCGGTCAGCCCGTCTACATCACCCTCGCCTACCGCAACCTCCTCGCAGGCGGAGAACCCGGCGGAGGCAAATCCGGCCTGCTCAACACCATCGCCGCCCACGCCGCCCTCAGCGTCGACTCCCGCCTGGTCCTGCTGGACGGCAAGCTCGTCGAACTCGGCCAGTGGGAAGACTGTGCCGACGCGTTCATCGGCCCCAACATCACCGACGCCCTGACCGTCCTGCGACGGCTGCAGGTCGTGATGAACAACCGCTACGCCTGGCTCCGCGCCCACGGCCGCCGCAAGGTGACTGCCCTTGACGGGCTGTCCGTCATCACCGTGCTGGTCGACGAGATCGCCTTCTACTCCGCCACCGTCGGTTCGAAGCAGGAGCAAGAGGAGTTCGTCGCCCTCCTGCGTGACCTCGTGGCCCGGGGTCGGGCCGCCGGCATCCCCGTGGTGGCCGCGACTCAGCGGCCGTCGTTCGACATCATCCCGACCTCGCTGCGGGACCTGTTCGGCTACCGCGCCGCCTTCCGCTGCACCACTCCGAACAGCTCGAACATCGTGCTGGGTCACGGCTGGGCCGAGCAGGGCTACACGGCAACCGACATCCAGCCCACCAACCAGGGCGCGGCCTACCTCATCGCCGAAGGCGGCATCCCCCGCCGCATCAAGGTCGCCTACCTCACCGACGCGCAGATCGCCGGCATCGCCGACTACGCCACCTGGATCCGCCGACCCGCCAACCTCACCAAGCCTGCCGACGCGACCGGCAGCCGCACGGATTGGGAGATCGCCGCATGA
- a CDS encoding helix-turn-helix domain-containing protein, which yields MLRVEEAARALGIGRSLTYDLIRSGQLRSFKVGSRRLIPAAAIDEVITTLTEEAA from the coding sequence GTGCTGCGCGTCGAGGAAGCCGCCCGAGCGCTCGGCATCGGCCGCTCACTCACCTACGACCTGATCCGTTCCGGCCAACTGCGCTCCTTCAAGGTCGGCAGCCGCCGCCTCATCCCCGCCGCCGCCATCGACGAAGTCATCACCACGCTCACGGAAGAAGCCGCCTGA
- a CDS encoding replication initiator, with translation MASTLDPTPRASARGVGSNADTIPPVFDYTAAGSAFQRATRPDYFGWLEHVRAAAGCTRPVRLAGQLLTVDPSTGRILEQRHTDGMPDSVIYTACGNRRATVCPSCAQTYQRDAFQLLRAGLVGGKGVPETVASHPAVFATFTAPSFGPVHVRVVRRHTCGNRKRCDCRPDPCHARRAIDPAAGLCPHGRPAVCWARHEPGDAVLGQPLCLDCYDHDHQVAWNLFSGELWHRTKQAAERWLAKLARRRGIPRVEVVTASGNTRKVPPVRLSPGKVAELQARGAVHFHAIARLDGVDPSDPDAVVPPPAGFTVADLVDALRHAAAQIAFHTPPHPDRLEGWLIRWGEQVDVRPISTSGSGEVTDGMVAGYLAKYATKSTEVTGHRSVRLDADSIGDYADPDGDHTARLIDACWRLGRPTSTPRPLSERPRDRRPAPGFVDRWECPDCGTHTRYAACPVCIAHRQATLDAQPASRPTASPYARLRRWAHMLGFGGHFLTKGRRYSVTFQLLRDTRIAYRRHEDRAHEHPAAGGPPTAHLDEDTALIVGTLTFAGVGWHTTGDALLANTAAAMARERRTTGREELAHELGTAPADAAPAAA, from the coding sequence ATGGCGTCGACGCTGGACCCCACACCCCGCGCCTCGGCCCGGGGTGTGGGCTCGAACGCCGACACCATCCCCCCGGTCTTCGACTACACCGCCGCCGGCTCCGCCTTCCAACGCGCCACCCGACCCGACTACTTCGGCTGGCTGGAACACGTCCGCGCCGCCGCCGGCTGCACCCGCCCCGTCCGCCTCGCCGGCCAACTGCTCACCGTCGATCCCTCGACCGGCCGGATTTTGGAGCAGCGGCACACCGACGGGATGCCCGACTCGGTGATCTACACCGCCTGCGGCAACCGTCGGGCAACGGTCTGTCCGTCCTGCGCGCAGACCTACCAGCGGGACGCGTTCCAGCTCCTGCGCGCCGGCCTGGTCGGGGGCAAGGGCGTCCCGGAGACGGTCGCTTCGCATCCGGCGGTGTTCGCGACCTTCACCGCTCCATCGTTCGGGCCGGTCCACGTCCGGGTCGTCCGCAGGCACACGTGCGGCAACCGGAAGCGGTGCGACTGCCGGCCTGACCCGTGTCACGCTCGCCGCGCCATCGACCCGGCCGCCGGCCTCTGCCCCCACGGCCGGCCCGCCGTCTGCTGGGCACGCCACGAGCCCGGCGACGCCGTGCTCGGACAGCCGCTGTGCCTGGACTGCTACGACCACGACCACCAGGTCGCCTGGAACCTGTTCTCCGGCGAGTTGTGGCACCGCACCAAGCAAGCCGCGGAACGGTGGCTGGCCAAGCTCGCCCGCCGCCGGGGCATCCCCCGTGTCGAAGTTGTCACCGCCTCCGGGAACACGCGGAAGGTCCCCCCGGTCCGGCTCTCGCCCGGGAAGGTCGCCGAACTGCAAGCGCGGGGAGCGGTGCACTTCCACGCCATCGCCCGCCTCGACGGCGTCGACCCCTCCGACCCCGATGCGGTCGTCCCACCGCCGGCTGGGTTCACCGTCGCCGACCTCGTCGACGCGCTCCGGCACGCCGCCGCCCAGATCGCCTTCCACACCCCGCCCCACCCGGACCGCCTCGAGGGCTGGCTCATCAGGTGGGGCGAGCAGGTCGACGTCCGGCCGATCAGCACCAGCGGCAGCGGTGAGGTCACCGACGGCATGGTCGCCGGATACCTTGCCAAGTACGCCACCAAGAGCACCGAGGTAACCGGGCACCGTTCCGTCAGGCTCGACGCCGACTCGATCGGGGACTACGCCGACCCCGACGGCGATCACACCGCCCGCCTCATCGACGCGTGTTGGCGACTCGGCCGACCCACCAGCACGCCACGGCCCTTGTCCGAGCGGCCCCGCGACCGTCGGCCCGCGCCCGGCTTCGTCGACCGCTGGGAGTGCCCCGACTGCGGCACCCACACCCGCTACGCCGCCTGCCCCGTCTGCATCGCCCACCGTCAAGCCACCCTTGACGCCCAACCGGCCAGCAGACCGACGGCCAGTCCGTACGCCCGGCTGCGGCGCTGGGCGCACATGCTCGGCTTCGGCGGCCACTTCCTCACCAAGGGCCGCCGCTACTCGGTGACCTTCCAACTCCTGCGCGATACCCGCATCGCGTACCGACGGCACGAGGACCGGGCCCACGAGCACCCGGCCGCCGGCGGCCCACCCACCGCCCATCTCGACGAGGACACGGCGCTCATCGTCGGCACCCTCACCTTCGCCGGCGTCGGCTGGCACACCACCGGAGACGCCCTCCTCGCCAACACCGCCGCCGCCATGGCCAGAGAGCGACGAACCACCGGCCGCGAAGAACTCGCCCACGAACTCGGCACCGCCCCGGCCGATGCTGCGCCGGCTGCTGCCTGA
- a CDS encoding tyrosine-type recombinase/integrase: MPRQPKPSQTNARRNPNGEGSIYQRSSDGRWVGQAYVLATDGTRKRTFVYGATWEEAHAKLVELKSRSQRGIPVPDRAWKLADYLPYWLAAYVTDLKPTTARGYESAVRLHLIPALGTKGLDSLQVQHVKAFMDDFRRKCLCCTNGLDKIRPADRRCCSVGRCCQHYPSSRQIQFVHAVLRNALQHAMREELVSRNVAKLVRIPSPRYKVGKGLSVDQVRKILAASAGHRLHALYVVAATMGLRRGELVGLRWSDVDLDEGTLRVQQTVQRVAGLLHVQDAKTEDSEAVLPLPEITWLALLEHQERQQAERATLAEVWKDHGLVFPSERGTPMEPTNLSRSFARLRETAGLPGVRLHDLRHTVVSLLMELGVPPHVVQAIARHADVKITLKVYAHANLDAMRQALGKLDGRLS, encoded by the coding sequence ATGCCCAGACAGCCCAAGCCCAGTCAGACCAACGCCCGCCGGAACCCCAACGGCGAAGGCTCCATCTACCAGCGGTCCAGCGACGGTCGCTGGGTCGGACAGGCATACGTCCTCGCCACCGACGGCACCCGTAAACGCACGTTCGTTTACGGGGCCACCTGGGAGGAAGCACACGCCAAGCTCGTCGAGCTGAAATCCAGATCCCAGCGCGGCATACCCGTACCCGACCGGGCCTGGAAGCTCGCCGACTACCTGCCCTATTGGCTAGCCGCGTACGTCACCGATCTCAAGCCCACCACCGCCCGTGGCTACGAGAGCGCCGTCCGGCTGCACCTGATCCCGGCACTCGGCACCAAAGGCCTCGACAGCTTGCAGGTCCAGCACGTCAAAGCGTTCATGGACGACTTCCGGCGCAAGTGCCTCTGCTGCACTAACGGCCTCGACAAGATCCGCCCTGCTGACCGGCGGTGCTGCTCCGTTGGCCGCTGCTGCCAGCACTACCCCAGTTCTCGACAGATTCAGTTCGTGCACGCGGTGCTGCGCAACGCGCTCCAACACGCCATGCGCGAAGAGCTGGTGTCCCGCAACGTCGCCAAGCTCGTCCGGATTCCCTCGCCCCGCTACAAGGTCGGCAAGGGGCTGTCGGTCGACCAGGTGCGCAAGATCCTCGCCGCCTCCGCCGGACATCGCCTCCACGCCCTCTACGTCGTGGCCGCCACGATGGGCCTTCGGCGCGGTGAACTGGTCGGGCTCCGCTGGTCGGACGTCGACCTGGACGAAGGCACCCTGCGGGTTCAGCAGACCGTCCAGCGGGTGGCGGGACTGCTCCACGTCCAGGACGCCAAAACCGAGGACTCCGAGGCGGTGTTGCCGCTGCCCGAGATCACCTGGCTCGCTCTGCTTGAGCACCAGGAGCGCCAGCAAGCCGAGCGAGCCACGCTCGCCGAGGTCTGGAAAGACCACGGCTTGGTGTTCCCCTCCGAGCGGGGCACCCCGATGGAGCCGACCAACCTCAGCCGCTCGTTCGCCCGGCTCCGGGAGACCGCCGGCCTACCCGGTGTCCGCCTGCACGACCTGCGGCACACAGTCGTGTCCCTGTTGATGGAGCTGGGCGTCCCGCCGCACGTCGTCCAGGCCATCGCCCGGCACGCCGACGTGAAGATCACGCTCAAGGTCTACGCTCACGCCAACCTTGACGCGATGCGCCAGGCGCTCGGCAAGCTCGACGGGCGGCTGTCATGA
- a CDS encoding DUF6197 family protein: MKATQNPPTTGQVTSADLLRMAALYLRRHGWTQGTYYATDVPAEHPTPPACAVGAIGIACAGHRVNHFSDLDPDDRHPYLDAIAVLVDYLDDHYPIHLFDDDGYCIDEHTSPYSWNDDPLCTAEQVITALKGAAEEWDRLHQQGGENR; this comes from the coding sequence ATGAAGGCTACCCAAAACCCACCCACCACCGGGCAGGTCACCTCTGCTGACCTGCTGCGGATGGCTGCCCTCTACCTGCGCCGGCACGGCTGGACCCAGGGCACCTACTACGCCACCGACGTCCCCGCCGAGCACCCCACGCCGCCGGCCTGCGCCGTCGGTGCGATCGGCATCGCCTGCGCCGGACACCGGGTCAACCATTTCTCCGACCTCGACCCCGACGACCGGCACCCCTACCTCGACGCCATCGCCGTCCTGGTCGACTACCTCGACGACCACTACCCCATCCACCTGTTCGACGACGACGGCTACTGCATCGACGAACACACCTCCCCCTACTCCTGGAACGACGACCCGCTCTGCACCGCCGAGCAGGTCATCACGGCTCTTAAGGGAGCCGCTGAGGAATGGGACCGCCTCCACCAGCAGGGAGGCGAGAACCGATGA
- a CDS encoding RRQRL motif-containing zinc-binding protein — translation MTDLRSHDLDALTGRTGIRVEFYDPAGTRYGFPTFPYLTAPAGLAARRQLRAAGLRPGGHDPVAQILWRHRAQRRVAYLYRLDLAAPKRTATPAQREAIAKALRARRTCRTCQRVKPYYIPRRTGSCLDCTPGGAQ, via the coding sequence ATGACCGACCTTCGCAGCCACGACCTCGACGCCCTGACCGGGCGCACCGGCATCCGGGTCGAGTTCTACGACCCGGCCGGCACCCGCTACGGGTTCCCCACCTTCCCCTACCTGACTGCGCCCGCCGGCCTGGCCGCCCGCCGGCAACTGCGCGCCGCTGGTCTTCGACCCGGCGGTCATGACCCGGTCGCTCAGATCCTCTGGCGGCACCGGGCGCAACGCCGCGTCGCCTACCTCTACCGGCTCGACCTCGCCGCCCCGAAGCGGACCGCCACGCCGGCCCAGCGGGAGGCCATCGCCAAGGCCCTTCGCGCCCGCCGCACCTGCCGCACCTGCCAGCGGGTGAAGCCCTACTACATCCCGCGCCGGACCGGCTCCTGCCTCGACTGCACCCCGGGAGGTGCCCAATGA
- the rlmB gene encoding 23S rRNA (guanosine(2251)-2'-O)-methyltransferase RlmB, producing MAGNSQRRGRRLSPKAGAPKGSGGKNKDSLAGRGKTLPADERPWHKAYSGTEKLPQRTAWKQDKERRAAAEEGRAPKIGQPGSKDTTWGKGGGRGVPAARGAGGRGGKPTGRSGPRVAPGRKSNPAKDSPELLVGRNPVLEALRAQVPATALYTAQGIDMDDRINEIIRTAADRGIAILEISRAELDRMTGGVLHQGVGLQVPPFAYEPFEDMMAAALEQPAPLLVALDGVTDPRNLGAVIRSAAAFGAQGVFVPERRAAGITATAWRTSAGAAARVPVGQVTNLTRALKACKDAGFMVVGLDADGDTDLYDLEAAVGPLVVVVGSEGRGLSRLVGETCDLTVSIPMISEVESLNASVAAAVTLAEVARRRAQEL from the coding sequence ATGGCCGGCAACTCGCAGCGCCGTGGCCGGCGACTGAGCCCGAAGGCAGGCGCCCCGAAGGGCTCCGGCGGCAAGAACAAGGACTCCCTCGCCGGCCGGGGCAAGACCCTGCCCGCCGACGAGCGACCCTGGCACAAGGCGTACTCGGGCACCGAGAAGCTGCCCCAGCGCACCGCCTGGAAGCAGGACAAGGAGCGCCGCGCGGCGGCCGAGGAGGGGCGGGCCCCCAAGATCGGCCAGCCGGGCAGCAAGGACACCACCTGGGGCAAGGGCGGCGGTCGGGGCGTCCCGGCGGCCCGGGGCGCCGGCGGCCGGGGCGGCAAGCCCACCGGCCGCTCCGGCCCGCGGGTCGCGCCGGGCCGCAAGTCCAACCCCGCCAAGGACAGCCCGGAGCTGCTGGTCGGTCGCAACCCGGTGCTGGAGGCGCTGCGCGCCCAGGTGCCGGCGACCGCCCTCTACACGGCTCAGGGCATCGACATGGACGACCGGATCAACGAGATCATCCGGACGGCCGCCGACCGGGGCATCGCGATCCTGGAGATCAGCCGCGCCGAGCTGGACCGGATGACCGGAGGCGTGCTGCACCAGGGCGTCGGCCTGCAGGTGCCGCCGTTCGCGTACGAGCCGTTCGAGGACATGATGGCGGCCGCGCTGGAGCAGCCCGCCCCGCTGCTCGTCGCGCTGGACGGGGTCACCGACCCGCGCAACCTCGGCGCGGTGATCCGGTCCGCCGCCGCGTTCGGCGCGCAGGGTGTCTTCGTACCCGAGCGGCGGGCCGCCGGGATCACCGCGACCGCCTGGCGGACCAGCGCCGGCGCGGCCGCGCGGGTGCCGGTCGGCCAGGTCACCAACCTGACCCGGGCGCTCAAGGCCTGCAAGGACGCCGGCTTCATGGTGGTCGGCCTGGACGCCGACGGCGACACCGACCTCTACGACCTTGAGGCCGCGGTCGGGCCGCTGGTGGTGGTGGTCGGCTCCGAGGGGCGCGGGCTGTCCCGGCTGGTCGGGGAGACCTGCGACCTGACCGTCAGCATCCCGATGATCTCCGAGGTCGAGTCGCTCAACGCCAGCGTCGCCGCCGCGGTCACCCTCGCCGAGGTCGCCCGCCGCCGCGCCCAGGAACTCTGA